In a genomic window of Bradyrhizobium sp. LLZ17:
- a CDS encoding enoyl-CoA hydratase-related protein produces MSEPLEIDTGTHELLAQIRNSVAIVTLNRPEARNAFPNRLLPVMGKLIERLGEDPKVRSILITGAGTAFCAGGDVKDMGQSSATPEPDFEQRVIDLIVEGRMLTGTLVATRKPTVAAIPGPAAGAGLALALACDIRIAAQSAFFTTAFSASGDRAIAQAILGL; encoded by the coding sequence ATGTCTGAACCACTGGAAATCGATACGGGAACACATGAGTTGCTGGCGCAAATCCGCAACAGCGTAGCTATCGTCACGCTCAACCGGCCTGAGGCGCGGAACGCTTTTCCGAACCGCCTGCTTCCGGTAATGGGCAAGTTGATCGAACGCTTGGGCGAGGATCCGAAGGTTCGCTCGATTCTTATCACCGGTGCGGGGACCGCCTTCTGCGCTGGCGGTGATGTAAAAGACATGGGGCAGAGTTCGGCAACGCCCGAACCAGATTTCGAACAGCGCGTTATAGATCTCATCGTAGAAGGTCGAATGTTGACTGGTACGCTGGTCGCGACGAGGAAGCCGACTGTCGCGGCTATCCCAGGTCCGGCGGCAGGCGCGGGCCTTGCGCTAGCCCTAGCCTGTGACATCCGCATTGCCGCACAGTCCGCCTTTTTCACCACCGCGTTTAGCGCATCAGGCGATCGAGCAATCGCACAAGCGATTCTGGGACTGTGA